The following are encoded together in the Gadus chalcogrammus isolate NIFS_2021 chromosome 2, NIFS_Gcha_1.0, whole genome shotgun sequence genome:
- the LOC130402673 gene encoding uncharacterized protein LOC130402673: MLSSLKMLFSLMITLLIFGILFNTLISDVRPSPPPLPPALKIPSPPKGCKGCSDVRPSPPPLPLPPALKIPSPPKGCKGCSDVRPSPPPVPLPPALKIPSPPKGCKGCRGPLIEKVMARHSQTWKKQQENSTKFRY; encoded by the exons ATGCTGTCCTCCTTGAAGATGCTGTTCTCCTTGATGATCACCCTCCTCATCTTCGGAATCTTGTTTAATACCCTCATCTC CGATGTTagaccttcacctccacctttacCTCCCGCTCTGAAAATCCCGAGCCCCCCTAAAGGATGTAAAGGATGCAG CGATGTTagaccttcacctccacctcttcctttacCTCCCGCTCTGAAAATCCCGAGCCCCCCTAAAGGATGTAAAGGATGCAG CGATGTgagaccttcacctccacctgttcctTTACCTCCCGCTCTGAAAATCCCGTCCCCCCCTAAAGGATGTAAAGGATGCAG GGGACCACTTATCGAGAAAGTGATGGCACGACATTCTCAGACATGGAAAAAGCAGCAAGAAAACTCTACAAAGTTCAGGTACTAA